A window from Cryptomeria japonica chromosome 1, Sugi_1.0, whole genome shotgun sequence encodes these proteins:
- the LOC131065839 gene encoding uncharacterized protein LOC131065839 yields MVLIFEHIKANQIAHPQLSVFESKEEGSDSEFSVGEDSIGDLKSKIEESLEDSKVELEVSEDFEKDDSPSPQKKKPKSSFQNRKKQKRQDNSESEMKDKEQRKDSDVDLKVEEEIMGDGFNQSVDGDAEQKTSGEDPETE; encoded by the exons atggttctAATCTTTGAGCATATTAAAGCTAATCAAATCGCCCACCCCCAGCTTTCTGTCTTTGAATCTAAGGAGGAAGGGTCAGATTCTGAATTTTCTGTGGGTGAGGATTCTATCGGTGATTTGAAAAGTAAGATTGAGGAGAGCCTGGAGGACTCTAAGGTTGAAttgg AGGTCTCTGAGGACTTTGAAAAGGATGACTCTCCATCCCCTCagaagaagaaacctaaatcttcttttcAGAACAGGAAAAAGCAGAAAAGGCAGGACAATTCTGAGTCAGAGATGAAGGACAAAGAGCAGAGAAAGGATTCAGATGTGGACCTAAAAGTTGAGGAGGAGATTATGGGGGATGGTTTCAACCAAAGTGTTGATGGTGATGCCGAACAGAAAACCAGTGGTGAAGACCCCGAAACTGAGTAG